From the genome of Pseudonocardia sp. EC080619-01:
CGTCGATCTGCCGCCACACGAGGCCTTCTCCCTGTTCGGTAGTGCCGAGGGCTCGAACTGGTTGTTCGACGCCCGTTGTGACTCGGTGGCCGTGGGTGCGCCGGTCCGGATGACCCTGCCGATCGACGCCGACCCGGACCGGCGCCGGGTGGAGCTGCTGGGCACGATGTCCGCGGTGCGTCCCGGCCGGGCGATCGTGATCGACCACGTCCAGCCGTGGCCGGGACGGATCCGGCTGAGTTTCGTGCCGCAGGCGCCGGGCGTGACCAGGGTCCGGGTCCGGGCCGAGGTGTCCGAGTCCGGCGTGGGATGGCTGGTGCGGCACCGCGGGATCATCCTGCCCTTTCCCGATGCGGGCGAGCAGACGCTCCGGGTGGGTCTCGTCACGAGCAAGTCGGGGCCGGCGGCGGTCTACTCGATGGCGACCGAGTACCTGGCCCGGCTGGCGGTCGAGGAGGTCAACGAGGGCGGGGGAGTACGCGGGCGGATGCTCGATCTCGTCGTCGCCGACGACGAGACCGACCCCGAGATCGCGGCGATCGAGGCGGGCAGGCTCCGCCGCGCGGGGTGTCATGCCGTCTTCGCGAGCACGACGAGCCAGAGTTTCGCGGCGATCGACGCCGCGGTCGGCCGCGACGTCCTGGTCGTCCACTCGGTCATGAACGAGCGGGGCAACAGCCGGCGCGGAGCGGCGGTGCAGCTGGGGGAGCGCCCTGACGCCCAGATCGCGGTGATCGCGGACCGGCTGATGACCACGACCGGGGCTCGCGACTGGTTTCTGGTCGGAGAGCGCTACAGCTGGTCCTACGGTGCGCACCGGGCGGCCCGCATCGCGGTGCCGCGGGTGAACGGCCGCCTCGTCGGCCAGTCCTACACCTCGGTGGGGACCACCGACTTCTCGCCGGTGATCGAGCAGATCCAGCGCTCGGGCGCCGACGTCGTGATGTCGTCACTGATCGGCGCCGACGAGGTCGAGTTCGAACGCCAGTGCGCCCGGGCGGGCCTGCGCGACACCACGCGCACGCTGTCGCTGGTGATGGACGAGCCGACCCGTGAGCACATCGGCGCCTCGGCGGCCGAGGGCATCTGGACGGCGATGGCCTACTTCCAGGACGTCGCGGCCGAGGGCAACGACCGGCTCCTCGCGCGGTACCGGGAGCGGTTCGGGCAGTGGGCCCCGCCGGTCTCGACGATCTCGGAGACGGCCTACGAGGCGATCGTGCAGTACGCCGAGGCGGCCCGGCGCCGTGGGAACGACGGCGATCCGCTGTCCGCCCGGGCGCTGGTGGAACACCTCGAAGGCGTCGACGGCGGGGCGATCGGTACCCGCAACCTGCTCGCGCCCGCGCTCCATCTCGCGCGGGTCGGCGCGGACGGGGTGAGTGTCTTCGAGGAGGCCGGGTCGGGGACATCCACTCGTAACACCTCTATGTGTCGATAGATATCGACATTATGTCTGCCCGTGGTTAGTGTCGGCGACCACACCGGGCGACGGAAGGTGCTTGCGACATGGACGGCGTGCACGATCTGGGTGGCCGGCAGGGTTTCGGGCCGATCGATCCGGAGGCCGACGAGCCGGTGTTCCACTCCGACTGGGAGCGCCGGGTGCTGGTGATGTTCCCGGCGATGGCCGGAGCGGGCGCGTTCAATCTCGACCAGTTCCGGTACGGGATGGAGCAGATCCCGCCGGCGGAGTATCTCGCCTCGACCTACTACGAGCACTGGATGCACTCGATGATCCACTGGGGCATCGAGGCGGGGATCTTCGATCCCGAGGATCTCGAACGTCGCACCCGCCACTACCTGGAACACCCCGAGGAGGCCGCGCCGAAGGCGGCGAAGGCCGACCTGACCGAGGCGCTGCGGCAGCTGATCCCCACCGGCGCCGACTACCGTCGCGAGACCGATTCCGGGCCCGCGTTCGGCGTGGGCGACCGGGTCCGCGTGCTGGACCACGTCTCGACCATGCACACCCGCCGTGCCGGCTACGTGCGTGGACGGACCGGAGAGATCGTCGCTACCCACGGCGCCTACGTCTATCCCGACAGCAACGCCGCGGGACTGGGCGAGGACCCCCACCACCTCTACACGGTGCGATTCCGCTCCGAGGAGCTGTGGGGCGCGGGCGAACCGGGCGCGGCGAACGCGGTCAACCACATCGATCTGTGGGAGCCCTACCTCACCGCGGTCTGAACCGCTCGCTCCCTTCCTCCCCCTGACACCGAGCACATCAGAGGACGATCATGTCACTGCACCACGACCACTCGACGATCACCGAGGACGACCGGATCGCCGCTCGCGTCAAGGCCATGGAGGCGATCCTGGTCGAGAAGGGAATCATCGGCTCGGACGCGATCGACTACATGTCCTCGGTCTACGAGAACGAGGTCGGCCCGCAGCTCGGGGCGAGGATCGTCGCGCGGGCGTGGGTCGACGCGGAGTTCAGGTCCCGCCTGCTCTCCGACGCCACCGAGGCGTGCAAGGAGTTGGGTGTCTCGGGCATGCAGGGCGAGGAGATGGTGGTCCTGGAGAACACGGGCACCGTCCACCACCTCGTGGTCTGCACGCTGTGTTCGTGCTACCCGTGGCCGGTGCTGGGACTCCCCCCGAACTGGTACAAGTACCCGGCCTACCGGGCCCGAGCGGTCCGTGATCCGCGCGGCGTGATGGCCGAGTTCGGCCTGGACCTGTCCGAGAGCGTCGAGGTGCAGGTGTGGGACTCCAGCGCCGAGCTGCGCTACTGGGTGCTGCCCCGGCGCCCCGCCGGCACCGACGGGTGGTCCGAGGACCGGCTCGCCGAGCTGGTCACCCGCGACTCGTTGATCGGGGTCGCGGACGTCACCGGCCCGGCCGCGGCGTGATCGGGATGGAGCGACTGAACCGGACGCCGTCACCGGAGACCAAGCCGCGGGTCGACTCGCTGGTCGAGGCCCTGCCCTTCAACGAGGCGATCCCGCGCCGCTCGGGTGATGTCGCGTTCGACCACGCCTGGGAGATCCGGGCCTTCAGCATGACCGTGGCCCTGCACGAGGAGCTCGGCTTCCCGTGGGCGGAGTTCCAGGACAGGCTCGTCGCCGCCATCCAGGAGTTCGAGTCGGGGCGCCCCGACCTGGAGCACTGGAGCTACTACGAGCGGTGGATGGCCGCACTCGAGGTCCTCGCGCGCAGCAAGGGCTGGGTCTCGCAGACGGAGCTCGAGCAGCGGACCGAGGAGATCCTCGCGCTCCCGGCGAACTACATGCACCAGCATGCCGTCCGCGAACCGGTCGCCGTGATCACCGGGGCACGGTGATGGCCGACGACCTCTCCGAGGACATCGACGAGGGCGCCGTGAACGCTCATCACGTCGCCGCGATCGCAGCGCTGGCCGGGCTCCCGCTGGAGCCCTCCCGCCTCGCGCCGGTGGCCGCGCTGCTCTCGGCCTGGATCCCCGGTGCGAACGCGCTGAGTGCCCGGATGCAGTCCGCCGAACTCGACGGGCTGATGCCCGCCGTGGTGTTCACCCGTCCCGGGATCCACGACGAGGAGGGCGGGCAGTGAACGACGGAGCGGCGGACGACCGGGCGCCGGGTGACGATCTCCTCGACCGCACGCTGACCGAGGTCGCCCACCTGGTCGCTGCCGGCGAGGTGTCCCCGGTCGAGCTCGTCGAGCGGTCGCTGCGGCGGATCGAGCAGATCGCCGGGACCAACGCGTTCATCTCCGTCGACTCCGACGACGCCCTGGCCGTGGCCCGGGCGAGCGAGACGATGATCTCCGCCGGTCACCGGATCGGACCGCTGCACGGCGTCCCGGTCGCGCTCAAGGACAACGTCTCCGTCCGCGACAAGCCCACGACCGCGGGCAGCGCCATCCTGGCCGACCACCGCCCGGCCGAGGACGCGACGGTCACCCGCCGACTGCGGTCGGCGGGAGCGATCATCGTCGGCAAGACCAACATGCACGAGTTCGCGTGGGGCGGGACCTCGGCGAACCCGCACTACGGGTTCGTCACCAACCCGTGGGACACCGGCCGGATGCCGGGTGGATCCAGCGGCGGCTCCGGCGTCGCGGTCGCGACCCGAGCCTGCTTCGGTGCGCTCGGTACCGACACCGGCGGATCGATCCGGCTGCCCGCGGCGCTCAACGGCATCACCGGGCTGCGTCCGACGATCGGGCGGGTCAGCAACGCAGGCGTGATCCCACTGGCCTGGAGCATGGACACCGTCGGTCCGATGGCCCGCACCGCGGCGGACTGTGCGGTCATGTTCACCGCGCTGGCCGGTCACGACCCGGCCGATGCCGGTTCGGCCGACCGGGCGGGGGAGGACTACTCCCGCGATCTCGGTGCCGGGCTCGACGGGCTCCGGGTCGGGATCATCGAGGGCTACTCCCTGCACCACGTCCAGCCCGCGGTCGACAAGGCGCTGCGCGCGGCACTGGACGTCCTCGTCGCCGGCGGCGCCCGCACGAGCGAGGTCTCGATCGCCGACATCGAGGGCAACATCTCCGCCCAGCTCACCGTCGAGGCGTGCGAACCCAGCACCTACCACCAGCGCTGGTTGCGCGAGCGCCCCGACGACTACGGCGACGACGTCCGGCTCCTGCTCGAGGCGGGGGAGATGCTGCCGGCCACCCAGTACCTGCAGGCCCAGCGCTACCGGA
Proteins encoded in this window:
- the nthA gene encoding nitrile hydratase subunit alpha, which produces MSLHHDHSTITEDDRIAARVKAMEAILVEKGIIGSDAIDYMSSVYENEVGPQLGARIVARAWVDAEFRSRLLSDATEACKELGVSGMQGEEMVVLENTGTVHHLVVCTLCSCYPWPVLGLPPNWYKYPAYRARAVRDPRGVMAEFGLDLSESVEVQVWDSSAELRYWVLPRRPAGTDGWSEDRLAELVTRDSLIGVADVTGPAAA
- a CDS encoding nitrile hydratase accessory protein, whose amino-acid sequence is MERLNRTPSPETKPRVDSLVEALPFNEAIPRRSGDVAFDHAWEIRAFSMTVALHEELGFPWAEFQDRLVAAIQEFESGRPDLEHWSYYERWMAALEVLARSKGWVSQTELEQRTEEILALPANYMHQHAVREPVAVITGAR
- the nthB gene encoding nitrile hydratase subunit beta, with the protein product MDGVHDLGGRQGFGPIDPEADEPVFHSDWERRVLVMFPAMAGAGAFNLDQFRYGMEQIPPAEYLASTYYEHWMHSMIHWGIEAGIFDPEDLERRTRHYLEHPEEAAPKAAKADLTEALRQLIPTGADYRRETDSGPAFGVGDRVRVLDHVSTMHTRRAGYVRGRTGEIVATHGAYVYPDSNAAGLGEDPHHLYTVRFRSEELWGAGEPGAANAVNHIDLWEPYLTAV
- a CDS encoding amidase yields the protein MNDGAADDRAPGDDLLDRTLTEVAHLVAAGEVSPVELVERSLRRIEQIAGTNAFISVDSDDALAVARASETMISAGHRIGPLHGVPVALKDNVSVRDKPTTAGSAILADHRPAEDATVTRRLRSAGAIIVGKTNMHEFAWGGTSANPHYGFVTNPWDTGRMPGGSSGGSGVAVATRACFGALGTDTGGSIRLPAALNGITGLRPTIGRVSNAGVIPLAWSMDTVGPMARTAADCAVMFTALAGHDPADAGSADRAGEDYSRDLGAGLDGLRVGIIEGYSLHHVQPAVDKALRAALDVLVAGGARTSEVSIADIEGNISAQLTVEACEPSTYHQRWLRERPDDYGDDVRLLLEAGEMLPATQYLQAQRYRTLLRSQTLAALSRVDLLVCPTLPFTATPLGEVTVEIDPGRPEDMLSAIMQFTGLPSLTGLPAISVPCGFDDAGLPIGMQLIGRPFAESTLLRAAAGFQAGTGFHTAAPRVGRDRAR
- a CDS encoding ABC transporter substrate-binding protein, whose translation is MSTATLTAESVVDLPPHEAFSLFGSAEGSNWLFDARCDSVAVGAPVRMTLPIDADPDRRRVELLGTMSAVRPGRAIVIDHVQPWPGRIRLSFVPQAPGVTRVRVRAEVSESGVGWLVRHRGIILPFPDAGEQTLRVGLVTSKSGPAAVYSMATEYLARLAVEEVNEGGGVRGRMLDLVVADDETDPEIAAIEAGRLRRAGCHAVFASTTSQSFAAIDAAVGRDVLVVHSVMNERGNSRRGAAVQLGERPDAQIAVIADRLMTTTGARDWFLVGERYSWSYGAHRAARIAVPRVNGRLVGQSYTSVGTTDFSPVIEQIQRSGADVVMSSLIGADEVEFERQCARAGLRDTTRTLSLVMDEPTREHIGASAAEGIWTAMAYFQDVAAEGNDRLLARYRERFGQWAPPVSTISETAYEAIVQYAEAARRRGNDGDPLSARALVEHLEGVDGGAIGTRNLLAPALHLARVGADGVSVFEEAGSGTSTRNTSMCR